In Blastopirellula sediminis, the following proteins share a genomic window:
- a CDS encoding ExbD/TolR family protein, which yields MRLCKSRNRHLPEMNITPMIDVTFLLLIFFVTVTQVSQANREQLQLPKQAGEKDQDRSTLTINIDRPGRMSVAGAAVDRADLAALVAAELEKVGGDPRQINILVRMDQGAETRAINQLVDQFEQFDVKIVELAVETPQ from the coding sequence GTGAGACTTTGCAAAAGTCGCAATCGTCATTTGCCCGAGATGAACATCACGCCGATGATCGACGTGACGTTTCTGCTGCTCATCTTTTTCGTGACCGTGACGCAAGTGTCGCAGGCCAACCGCGAGCAATTGCAGTTGCCCAAGCAAGCGGGCGAAAAGGATCAGGATCGCTCGACGCTGACGATCAACATTGATCGCCCGGGCCGAATGTCGGTCGCCGGCGCGGCCGTCGATCGAGCCGACCTGGCGGCGCTGGTCGCCGCCGAACTGGAAAAAGTGGGGGGAGACCCGCGTCAGATCAATATCTTGGTCCGGATGGATCAAGGAGCGGAAACGCGAGCGATCAACCAATTGGTCGATCAGTTCGAACAGTTTGACGTCAAGATCGTAGAACTCGCCGTCGAAACGCCGCAGTAA
- a CDS encoding vWA domain-containing protein, producing the protein MQLTCFYCGNVLRATADQLGGEVVCPHCHKVVRLPEAEALASDQPHHEGSLFHSWLNDGISGFISFIIHAGLLILFASVTCNFQSSTTGDGVDVMIGDMPEVSLDDSGGDSLDTVAAASEVSETVEVDELLNEVAPPSAEPTDIGELIDTAALTPSGAMGGGIGSLATIGGGGSGVGAGASFMGLRAAGRRFCIIADCSGSMSGPKLDYVKEEILETVSSLPRDAQFQVVFFQSQAVPFPQTGWRHPKRDFNALSEWLKTVGPAGGTNPLPAFEIALKYSPRPDAIFFMTDGLFEDNVVGEVKRLNDMGDGKVKVHAISFMDRSAEPLMRQIAAESGGEYRHVQAF; encoded by the coding sequence ATGCAGCTTACCTGCTTTTATTGCGGCAACGTCCTGCGAGCCACCGCCGACCAGTTGGGCGGCGAGGTCGTTTGTCCTCATTGTCATAAGGTGGTACGGCTTCCCGAAGCTGAAGCTCTCGCCTCGGACCAGCCGCACCACGAAGGCTCTCTATTTCACTCCTGGCTGAACGACGGGATTTCCGGATTCATTTCGTTCATTATTCATGCCGGGTTGTTGATCCTTTTCGCCTCGGTCACGTGCAACTTCCAATCGTCCACAACCGGCGACGGGGTCGACGTGATGATCGGCGACATGCCGGAAGTGAGCCTGGACGATTCCGGCGGCGATTCGCTAGATACCGTTGCGGCGGCAAGTGAAGTCTCCGAAACGGTCGAAGTCGACGAACTCTTAAATGAAGTCGCTCCACCAAGCGCCGAGCCGACCGATATCGGCGAACTGATCGATACCGCAGCGCTGACGCCGAGCGGCGCGATGGGTGGCGGGATTGGCTCGTTAGCGACGATCGGCGGTGGAGGTAGCGGCGTCGGCGCCGGCGCTTCGTTCATGGGACTGCGAGCCGCAGGCCGCCGTTTCTGTATCATTGCCGACTGTTCCGGTTCGATGTCCGGCCCCAAGCTCGACTACGTGAAAGAAGAGATTCTGGAAACGGTCTCCAGCTTGCCGCGGGACGCCCAGTTCCAGGTCGTCTTTTTCCAATCGCAGGCGGTTCCTTTTCCGCAAACCGGTTGGCGTCACCCCAAACGTGATTTCAATGCGTTATCGGAATGGCTGAAAACGGTTGGACCGGCCGGCGGAACCAATCCGCTGCCGGCGTTTGAGATCGCACTGAAGTACTCTCCGCGGCCAGACGCGATCTTCTTCATGACCGACGGTCTGTTTGAAGACAATGTTGTGGGGGAAGTGAAACGACTCAACGATATGGGTGACGGCAAAGTTAAAGTTCATGCGATTTCCTTCATGGATCGCAGCGCCGAGCCGCTGATGCGCCAAATCGCCGCCGAGTCTGGAGGGGAGTATCGCCATGTGCAGGCGTTCTAG
- a CDS encoding MotA/TolQ/ExbB proton channel family protein, which yields MRRTIGARAILAYAFVLMAGVYGMTLLAQENPPAGETLSVEETVEAPVEEDSTPQRTLLDTLMDGGVVGALIGILSIVAVGFIVEHFLTIRKEVLMPEDIAVNLSELVEEGRVDEAIEVCQHPASRSLLAYVVEAGLARYRSSEFGFAEYKAAVEEAGEEQTGQLYRKIEVLGLIGQIAPMLGLTGTVLGMINAFNTIAATDGAPKPAELAEAIGQALVTTLLGLVVAIPAMVAYSFFGNRIDSLVSEAGKRVEQILTPLGRRR from the coding sequence ATGAGACGCACCATAGGAGCCCGCGCCATTTTGGCGTACGCATTCGTCTTGATGGCCGGCGTGTACGGCATGACGCTGCTGGCTCAAGAGAATCCACCGGCCGGCGAAACGTTGTCGGTCGAGGAAACGGTCGAAGCGCCGGTTGAAGAAGACTCGACGCCGCAGCGGACGCTGCTTGATACGCTGATGGACGGCGGCGTGGTCGGCGCCTTGATCGGCATCTTGTCGATCGTCGCGGTCGGCTTCATCGTCGAGCACTTCCTCACGATTCGCAAAGAAGTGTTGATGCCGGAGGATATCGCCGTCAATCTCAGCGAACTGGTGGAGGAAGGGAGAGTCGACGAAGCGATCGAGGTTTGTCAGCACCCTGCCAGTCGCAGCTTGTTGGCGTACGTCGTCGAAGCGGGGCTCGCCCGGTATCGCAGTTCCGAGTTCGGTTTCGCCGAGTACAAAGCGGCGGTCGAAGAGGCGGGGGAAGAGCAAACCGGCCAGCTCTACCGCAAGATTGAGGTGCTCGGCCTGATTGGTCAGATCGCGCCGATGCTGGGGCTGACCGGTACGGTGCTCGGTATGATCAACGCGTTCAACACGATCGCCGCGACCGACGGGGCGCCCAAACCGGCGGAGCTTGCCGAAGCGATCGGCCAGGCGCTGGTCACCACGTTGTTGGGACTGGTCGTTGCGATTCCGGCGATGGTCGCTTACAGCTTCTTCGGCAACCGGATCGACTCGCTCGTTTCGGAAGCGGGTAAACGAGTCGAACAGATTCTGACTCCGCTCGGCCGTCGCCGCTAA
- a CDS encoding ExbD/TolR family protein, with protein sequence MKLSAHRTTRDKKIDLNMTSMIDVVFLLLIFFIVTASFTPTERRLDVAVQSANPSAAQASDFDPAIVDVTTVGDSFGYKLGSRTFTTQDELEEVLIAFPDKSAPAVVRGQDEAPYGMVSAAIQACKNAGFHGVRYQPFTGK encoded by the coding sequence GTGAAACTAAGCGCCCACCGTACGACGCGCGACAAGAAGATCGACTTGAACATGACGAGCATGATCGACGTCGTGTTCCTGCTGCTGATCTTCTTTATCGTGACCGCTAGCTTTACGCCGACCGAACGTCGACTCGACGTCGCCGTCCAATCGGCCAATCCCTCCGCGGCGCAGGCGAGCGACTTTGATCCCGCGATCGTCGACGTGACGACGGTCGGCGACAGTTTCGGCTACAAACTCGGTAGCCGCACCTTTACGACGCAGGATGAACTGGAAGAAGTGCTGATCGCGTTTCCCGATAAGTCGGCGCCAGCAGTCGTGCGAGGGCAGGACGAGGCCCCATATGGAATGGTTTCCGCCGCGATCCAAGCGTGCAAGAATGCAGGTTTTCACGGAGTCCGTTATCAACCGTTCACCGGCAAATAG